The Nicotiana tomentosiformis chromosome 2, ASM39032v3, whole genome shotgun sequence genome includes the window catctatcctgccgaggcgttcggcccgctccacaagaaaggaggatattttcttatgtgcctccggaaggagagtatatttgttataagataaatttgggaggagaacaatttcttttaataattaattgattaaaaCAGATAATCAAGCCtgtgagatttccatcctttaatatctttatctaacaattcacaatatatattcatatagatatcaattaatattaattaatcaaagaatacaatttacacaagtaatacatgctttgagtcctaaactacccgaactttagcattaatagtagctacgcatggactctcgtcacctcgtgcgtacgtagctaccacaattagcaacaattatttaatcttaatcacctatgaggtaatttctccctcacaagattagacaagagacttacctcgtcttgctccaatttaatccactataaggccttttccacgattatccaactctgtctggctcgaatctagccaaaataattcgatacaattactaaaaattataggaaataaattctataaggaaatactacattttaaataaaaatcccgaaattaattaaaaattcgcccgcggggcccacatctcgaaatccggcgaaagttatgaaatccgataactcattcaattacgagtccaatcataccagtttcactcaaatccgactccgaatcgataccgaaatctcaaaatttcgtttatatgagatttctaaacttttccaaatttcaatctcaaaacactaattaaattgtgaaaacaatgatatattcttgtatattgatcaaatccgagttagaatcacttaccccaatattgtttccttgaaaatctgccaaaagtcgcctctgctcaagctcaagttcgccaaaatggcaaatgggacgaatgtcccttgtttttataactgcccagcagttcggaactgggcctcgatcgcggcatcgaacatgtgccttcgattagggcatcgagggttgggcctcgatcctagccctcgagtcataccttcgatcatgctaTCGAGCCTTACCTTTGATCgtgacttcgatcacaggctcgagcctggacctcggtcatggcctcgatcagggtatcgaggttgggccttcgatcatagcctcaatcattgcatctagcttgagccttcgatcatggcatcgagcatgggttTCGATCCTAGCTCTCAAGCCTTATCTTCGATCAttccctcgagccttgccttcgatcgaggcttcgatactgagcctcgtccctggcttcgactcaggcctcgatcgtgggctcgatatctggggctcgatctaaggctcgatatctggggctcgatctaaGGCTCGATATCTgaggctcgatctgaggctcgatatctggggctcgatctgaggctagatcacagcccagaaaatgcagcagaagagaaaattgcagcagctttttaagtccaacttttgatccgttaaccatccgaaactcacctgaggccctcaggacctcaaccaaatataccaacaagtcctaaaacatcatacgaacttagtcgaacctctaaatcacatcaaccaacgctaaaaccatgaatcataccccaattcaagcttaatgaaacaaagagttttcaacttctacgttcaatgtcggaacctatcaaatcaactccgattgacctcaaatttttcacacaagtcataaattacataacggagctatgaaaattttcggaattggattccgactccgatatcaaaaagtcaaccctccggtcaaactttcaaactttaaattcctattttagccatttcaagcctaatttcactacggacttccaaataaaattccgatcacgctcctatgtccaaaatcaccatacggagctgttggaatcatcaaaattctattccggggtcgttttctcaaaatgttgaccgaagtcagacttagcactttaaggccaacttaaggaaccaagtgttccggtttcacctcaaacacttccaaatcccgaaccaaccatccccgcaagtcataaatcattacaagcacctatagAAAGTTTTATtatagggaacggggttctaaaagttaaaatgaccggttgggtcattacatacgcactcgtcaccttgcgtacacggccttcacatatcacaaattatcgccacaataccaaatcctaaggaaaatttcccccacacaaggttagacacttcacttacctcaaaccacgctcaatcaatcaattagaaggcctttccctcgattttccaaatctgaacggctcgaatctagataaaataatttcatactataaatataattataggaaactaatttaaataatgaaataatgatcttagctaagaattgaaaaatcgatccaaaaagtcaacccgagcccgcgtctcggaacccgactaaaattataaaattcgaatacccattcgatatcgagtccaaccatacatgaattacacaaatccgataccaaattctcgctcaaatccccaaaattcggcctaaaaagtttcctccattttccccaaatccctaattaaatggtgaaatcaAAGATATATTAATGAAAtttaatcaaaaatgagttaagaactcttaccccaacaatccctcTGAAAATACCTCAAACATTCGCCAtaaaccgagctctcaaagtccaaattgtgaaataagaaaataaacccTAGTTTTGAAATTTAAGTGTGCTGCCCAATGATTTACACATCACGATCGCGGAaatcccttcgcgatcgcgtaacacAATTGCTTCCCAGCTCAAATTTACTCTCCGTGATCGTGTGAGAGCAATCGCGAACGTGATTAACAAGCTGCCTCAACTCTGCGATCGCATCCTAGGCCACAGGATCGCGTAACACGAACTGCTTCTTCCCCAGCCTTGCCACTTCTTCTTTGTGAATGCGGCCTCCTACACGCGTTCACGATTCACTGTAAACCAACCTTCCACGATCGCATACACCACCCCGCAATCTCATAGATAAAATCCCCTCCAGTGCCACACTACTCTTCGCAATCGTGTTATtccactcgcgatcgcgtataaggaaaccagaagcaccaGATTCACCAATCTTCAATGTTCCGAAATGTGTCAAACATGGTCCGAATTACAcctgaggcctccgggacctcaaccaaacataccaacaagtcctaaaacatcatacgaacacgctcaaagcgtcaaatcacatcaaacaatactaaaatcatgaattatacaccaattcaagcctaatgaacttataaacttttaacttctacattcgatgccgaaccctatccaatcaagtctgattgaccttaaattttgtacaaaagtcataaatgacattatggacctactcaaaCTTTCAAAATCGaaattcgatcccgatatcaaaaagtccattcccggtcaaacttttcaaaatcttctaactttccaactttcgccaattaacgccgaaaggacctacggacctccaaatcaatatccggacacgctcctaagaccaaaatcaccccacagagctattggaaccgccaAAACTCCAATCCGGAGTCGTCTTAAcataagtcaaactacggtcaactcctacgacttaaacttccaatttagggactatgtgtcccatttcactccgaaactctcccgaacctGAGACCAAgcgccccgacaagtcacataaccacaaaatgaaatagatggagcaataattaggggatcgaggctagtATTCTTAAAAtgaacggtcgggtcgttacttcctccccctcttaaaacaaacgttcgtcctcgaacgagtatagagacatacctgaagtggtgaaaagatgaggataaaggCTACACATATtatgttcggtctcccaagtcgcctcctcgactagctgacccctccactggatcCTAACTGAAGCAatcttcttcgacctcaactttcgaaccttcctgtccaaaatggtcaccggctcctcaacataagatagatccttgtccaactcgactgagctgaagtctaatacatgagacggatcatcatgatacttccggagaatAGCAACATATAACACTACATGAACTGCAtttagactaggtggtagtgcatcacgcgttttagcccacctaaCACACCACATGGCTTTTATTAGTTCCCCTACttgccacgcgtatcaagcccaccttatctcaccgcatgcgtttcaacacatagaccttataccaccgcatgcctATCAATAATGACAACGGCATGACAGAAActtcgtgcaaacaataacaaccgcacaacagaaacctcgtgcaacaataaaaacaacatgacagaaacctcgtgcaaacaaccaaacaatcacctcaacaataacacgaaagccaaaacacaaaaactaactaaatgatatttcacaacttacaccttGCCTCAAAAGAACCAGGGCTTTGCAattcaacaccaaactcaacaacaagatatttcaaggatagcaatttcaagtaaagaattccacaattaagtaatgaatacggaaatcaagaaaagcaagtaattcaactaaacatgtgatacaagtcGCAAATAGGAGAAAAGACAAGTAAatatgtgaaattaggctaaacatgatgactacaacaTGATAAAGTAACTCAATTTAGGCATGAaaaaggaaactacgtagctaaaactggaattttcaacatttagcccgtgtacgcactcgtcaccttgcgtacatggccttcacatatcacaaattatcgccacaataccaaatcctaagggacatttcccccacacaaggttagacaagtcacttacctcaaaccacgctcaatcaatcaattagaaggcctttcccttgattttccaattctgaacggctcgaatctagataaaataatttcatactataaatataattataggaaactaatttaaataataaaataatgatcttagctaagaattgaaaaatcaatccaaaaagtcgacccgagcccgcatctcggaacccgaccaaaattataaaattcgaacacccattcgatatcgagtccaaccatacatgaattacacaaatccgataccaaattctcgctcaaatccccaaaattcggcctaaaaagtttcctccattttccccaaatccctaattaaatggtgaaatcaaagatatattaataaaatttaatcaaaaacgagttaagaactcttaccccaacaatcccaCTGAAAATACCTCAAAAATTCACCAtaaaccgagctctcaaagtccaaattatgaaataagaaaataaaccctcgttttgaaattttaagtatGCTGCCTAGTGATTTACACATCACGATCGCGGAAATCCTTTCGCGATCGTGTAACACAATTGCTGCCTAGCTCAAATTTACTCTCCGTGATCGTGTGAGAGCAATCGCGAATGTGATTAACAAGCTGTCTCAACTCTGCGATCGCATCCTAGGCCACAGGATCGCGTAGCACGAACTGCTTCTTCCCCAGCCTTGCCACTTCTTCTTTGTGAACGCGGCCTCCTACACGCGTTCGCGATTCACTGTAAACCAACCTTCCACGATCGCATACACCACCCCGCAATCTCATAGATAAAATCCCCTCCAGTGCCACACTACTCTTCGTAATCGCGTTATTCCACTCACGatcacgtataaggaaaccagaagcaccgGATTCAGCAATCTTCAATGTTCCGAAATGTGTCAAACATGGTTCGAATtacacccgaggccttcgggacctcaaccaaacataccaacaagccctaaaacatcatacgaacacgcttgaagcgtcaaatcacatcaaacaatactaaaatcacgaatcatacaccaattcaagcctaatgaacttataaacttttaagttctacattcgatgccgaaccctatccaatcaagtctgattgaccgtaaattttgtacacaagtcataaatgacattatggacatattcaaacttccaaaatcgaaattcgatcccgatatcaaaaagtccattcccggtcaaacttttcaaaatcttccaactttccaactttcgccaattaacgccgaaaggacctacggacctccaaatcaatatccggacacgctcctaagaccaaattCACCccacagagctattggaaccgccaAAACTCCAATCCGGAGTCGTCTTAAcataagtcaaactacggtcaactcctacgacttaaacttctaatttagggactatgtgtcccattgcACTCCAAAAATCTCCCCAACCTGAGACCAAgcgccccgacaagtcacataaccacaaaatgaaatagatgGAGAAATAATTAGgagatcgaggctagtattcTTAAAAtgaacggtcgggtcgttacttcctccccctcttaaaacaaatgttcgtcctcgaacgagtatagagacatacctgaagtggtgaaaagatgaggataaaggCTACACATATtatgttcggtctcccaagtcgcctcctcgactagctgacccctccactggatcTTAACTGAAGCAATGATCTTCGACCTCAAATTTCAAACCTTCCTGTCCAAAATGgtcaccggctcctcaacataagatagatccttgtccaactcgactgagctgaagtctaacacatgagacggatcatcgtgatacttccggagcatagcaACATataacactggatgaactgcagttagactaggtggtaatgcaagtctgtaggccacctctccaaccctctcaagaatctcaaaaggttcgatatacATAAatgctcagcttgcccttcttcccgaacctcataacgcccgtcatgggtgaaactcggagcaagacccgctgcTCAATGAAGAAttcaacatcgcgaaccttccgatccacataactcttctatctagattgggctgtacgaagtcgatcttgaatcaatttgacctttttcaaagcatcctgaaccaagtctgtacccaatagccaaACCTCaaccgactcaaaccaacccatcgaagaccggcaccgcctactatacaaagcctcatatggggcCATCTgcatgctcgactgataactattattgtaggcaaactccgcaagtggcaagaactgatcccaaaaatccccaaactccatcacacacgcatgaagcatatcctacaatatctgaatagtgcgctcggactgtccgtccgtctgagggtgaaatactgtactcaactctacccgagtacctaactcatgatGTACGACACTCCAGAACCGCGCTGTAAACTGCATACcttggtcagagatgatagataccgacatgccatgaagcctgacaatctcgcgaatataaacctgagccagatgctctgaagagtaagtagtcatcGCTGTAATGCagtgagttgacttggtcaacctatccataatcacccaaactgcatcgaacttcctctgagtccgtgggagcccaacagcAAATTCCATagtaatccgctcccatttccactctgggatctctagcttctgaagcaatccacctggccactGATGtttatacttcacctgctgacaatttaagcattgagatacatattccactatgtccttcttcattctccgccaccaataatgctgcctcagatcttgatacatcttcacgacacctggatgaatgaagtaccacaaattgtgagcctcctggagaatcaactcacacaaactatcaacattgggcacacataggcTGCCCcgcatctgtaatacaccatcATATCCAATAGTGTCCTGCTTGGCATCGCCATGCTGaatcgtgtccttgaggacaagcagatgggggttgTCATACTGAATCtttctgatacgatcataaagagaagaccgagaaatcacacaagatAAAACTCGCCTctgctcagaaatatccaatctaaaaaGCTGGttgaccaaggcctgaacattcaaggctaatggcctctctactactgaaagatatgctaaactgtccaaactctccaccttgcgactcaaggcatcggccaccacatttgccttcccaggatgatatagaatggtgatatcatagtccttaagaaactctaaccaccttcggtgccgcaagttaagatccttctgtttaaacagatgctgtaaactccggtgatcggtgtagacctcacaagggacaccttacaaatagtgccgccaaatcttcaaggcatgactAATAACtgttaactcaaggtcatggataggatagttcttttcgtgcactttcaactgtctagacgcgtagacAATCACCttacggtcctgcatcaacaccgcgcagaccaatgcgcgacgcatcacaatacacagtataaggccTCAAACCtgaaggcaacaccaacactagggttgtggtcaaagttatcttgagcttttgaaagctatcCTCACACTTCTCGGTCCACcttaacggagcacccttctgggtcaatctggtcataggtgttgcaatagatgagaaaccctcttcaaatcgacgataataccctgccaaacctagaaaactctgaatctccatAGTtgaagacagtctgggccaactctgcactacttcaatctctttcggatccaccttgatcccctcactcgatactacatgacccaaaaatgccatcgAATCTATCCAGAATTCTCACTTTAAAAgtttgcatataatttcttttctctcaagatatgaagcacagtcctcaagtgctgctcatgatcctcccagctccAGGAGTACACCCGaaagtcatcaataaacacaatgacgaatgagtcaagatatggctaaaatacactattcatcaagagcatgaatgctgctggggcgttggtcaaccaaaaatacatcacaaggaactcgtaatgtcgataccgagtcctgaaggcagtctttaggatatctggctcccaaatattcaactgatgatagcctgaatgcaagtcaatcttagagaacactctagcaccttgtagctgatcaaataggtcatcaatacgtggaaatggatacatgttcttcactgtaaccttgttcaactggcgataatcaatacacatgcgtatagaatcatccttcttcttttcaaataagactggagcaccccaaggtgacacagtgggccgaatgaagcccttatcaagcaactcttgcaactggtCTTTCAACCTTTTCAaatctgctggggccatacgatagggtggaatagaaatgggctgagtgctcgataacaaatcaataccaaagtcgatatctctgtcaggcggcatgccagGAAGATCCACTGGGAATATATCTGGATAATCCCTAACTACCAGAattgactcgacggtaggagtatcaacactgacatctctcacatatgccagatacaCATCACTCCACTTCttaaccatccgctgagcctttagaaatgaaataaccATGCTATGAACATAaactaaagtacctctccactctaaccaaggtagacctggcatagccaacgacATCGTCTTGGCGTGaaaatcaaggatagcatgatagggagacaaccagtccatgcccaaaataatacaaaatctaccatactgagcaacaataaatcagatctggtctcaaaaccactaagaacaaccaaacatgaccgatacacatggtcaacaataatagaatctcttaCAGGTGTGGCCACATAGACAGgacaactcaaagaatcatgggatacacccaaatacagagcaaaataagatgacacatacgaataagtggagcctggatcaaataagactgatgcatctttgtgagagaatagaacaatacttgtgatgactgAGTCGAAAGAAACTACTTCTGTCCTAGAAGGAAGAGcgtaatatctggcatggcctccccctctagggcgacctctgccTGCCTGAACTCCACCTCTAGTTGGCCGTGCAGGTAGGGTGGCAGCTGGTACGGTGACCATggactgagaagcctgaggacccggtggaatacgcggagcctgagtagtctgtagAGGTACACCCCTTCTgaatctggggaaatccctcaccatatgacaagtgtcaccaccctcaaaacaagctctcggaggacgtggttgCTGTGAATGACTCGagcctgatcggctggactgaccgctgaaagcacctaGTGTAGAAGATGCACTAGATAATGGCGGTGCATAGTAGGGAGCctgaggcctaggagtggccggaataTCACtgaaagctggaagtgctgaacgAACAGGGTGACTctcatagcccctaccatgaagAGATGCAACTGGGGCACAAACACCACTATATGTGCTGGActttcgagacctcttggcctccctctcctctctctcccgggtcagcataccctccaatctcctagagaTCCCTACTActtgctggtatgcgatgtccgtCTCCAACTCTTGGGCCATGCTAAATTTGATACTGTGGTTGAGCCCCTTGATAAATCGACAGACCCTCTCTCtaatagtagcaaccaaggctagtGCATGCCAAGCTAAATCACTGAACCAGACCGCATACTCCGACACGATCACAGAACCCTAGTGTAATTGCTCAAACTCTacacgccatgcatctctgagactctgggcacatattccctcaagaacatatctgataactgagtccaagtgagtgaagctgcctcggccggactacccaactcatatgctcgccaccactgataagccactCTTTTAAGTTGGAACGTAGTGAAaacaaccccactagactccgcaatacccatagtatggaggatacaatggcactcctcaagaaaaccctgggcatcctctgacgccaagccactgaaagtaggagggtgttacttcttgtacctctcgatccTAAGCTGCTCCCCCTCAAAAGCTGCTCCCCTAACCTCGAGTTGAACTGGGGCTACTAGCTGTACTGGTATGACCACTAGGACCTGTTAAACctaaacccgctgctctggggtatgggtggggggagtctgcgctcctcccatgacctgagatgtggcaagagcaagtgggatcaaccctgctTGTGCTAAAGTGCCGAACATTCTCAGGAAGTGGgtgagagtctcctggagggctggtgtagTAACATGCGTCTTAGGTGCTTGCCTCTAACtcgagctactggtggctcctttgtAGTAGCTCGTGCTGGTGCTATGGCAGTACcatgtggacgtcctcggcctctaccatggccccagcctctcgcagctctagtagggggcgcgagtgtctggTTAACTGATCCaattgtacgtgtcctcaccatttgtgagagaataaaaagaaagaaatttagAATCCAAAGTTAAAGATTtggcacgataaggaatcaaagaagtggagcttttcctaacagttccatagcctcccgaagataagtacagatgtttcCGTattgatccgcgagactctactaaacttgcgtGTGACTTagaacacctatgaacctagagctatgataccaacttgtcacgaccccaaatacTCTCcgttaggatgtcgtgatggcacttagtctctaagactaggtaagcctaa containing:
- the LOC138904868 gene encoding uncharacterized protein, which encodes MAQELETDIAYQQVVGISRRLEGMLTREREEREAKRSRKSSTYSGVCAPVASLHGRGYESHPVRSALPAFSDIPATPRPQAPYYAPPLSSASSTLGAFSGQSSRSGSSHSQQPRPPRACFEGGDTCHMVRDFPRFRRGVPLQTTQAPRIPPGPQASQSMVTVPAATLPARPTRGGVQAGRGRPRGGGHARYYALPSRTEVVSFDSVITSIVLFSHKDASVLFDPGSTYSYVSSYFALYLGVSHDSLSCPVYVATPAQRMVKKWSDVYLAYVRDVSVDTPTVESILVVRDYPDIFPVDLPGMPPDRDIDFGIDLLSSTQPISIPPYRMAPADLKRLKDQLQELLDKGFIRPTVSPWDSMAFLGHVVSSEGIKVDPKEIEVVQSWPRLSSTMEIQSFLGLAGYYRRFEEGFSSIATPMTRLTQKGAPLRWTEKCEDSFQKLKITLTTTLVLVLPSGLRPYTVYCDASRIGLRGVDAGP